The proteins below come from a single Garra rufa chromosome 3, GarRuf1.0, whole genome shotgun sequence genomic window:
- the tp53i11a gene encoding tumor protein p53-inducible protein 11a produces the protein MASTPPPLMKKHSQTDLVSRLKSRKVLGVGGEDDDGEVHRSKISQMLGNEMKFAVREPIGLRLWLLISAVLFTTTSLMALAVPSQLYEIIFEITTSRISIRLYGGALLCISLILWNGLYTAEKVIIQWTLLTEACYFGVQFLVTSITLLEMGSLSNGAIILLLSETFFLFITLSYYHHLGRRSKKI, from the exons ATGGCTTCCACACCTCCACCTCTCATGAAGAAGCACAGTCAGACTGATCTTGTGAGTCGCCTCAAGTCCCGCAAGGTCCTGGGTGTCGGCGGCGAGGATGATGACGGAGAGGTGCACAGGTCCAAG ATCAGTCAGATGTTGGGTAATGAGATGAAGTTTGCTGTACGTGAGCCCATTGGTCTCCG GCTTTGGCTCCTCATTTCTGCAGTGCTGTTCACCACCACATCCTTAATG GCCCTGGCTGTTCCTAGCCAGCTCTATGAGATAATATTTGAGATCACCACCTCCAGGATCTCCATCAGACTCTACGGAGGTGCCCTTCTAT GTATCTCATTAATTCTGTGGAATGGCTTGTACACGGCGGAAAAGGTCATCATTCAATGGACGCTACTTACGGAAGCGTGTTACTTCGGGGTACAATTTCTAG TGACATCCATCACCCTCTTGGAGATGGGCTCGCTGTCCAACGGTGCGATCATTCTTCTTCTTAGTGAAACTTTCTTCCTCTTCATCACCTTGAGTTACTATCATCACCTCGGCCGGCGCTCCAAAAAGATCTGA